In the genome of Streptomyces fagopyri, the window ATCTGCTGGCTCAGCGGTGGCTGGGCCATCTGGAGCCGCTTGGCGGCACGGCCGAAGTGCAGTTCTTCGGCGACGGCTACGAAGGCGACCAGGCGGCGCAGTTCCATGGTGGTTCCCACTGTTCCGACTCCGGGAGGAATCCCGGTCATTCATCGAATGAACGTCTTAAAGCGTGTGCCATTTAGTATTGGACAATAATGGATTACGGCTGGCAGCGTAAGACCGTCCGCCGAACCGATCCGCGCAGCTCCCGCCTCACGTCAGGGGACGGGCGTTCCGGCGTGCCACACCGGCGGACACGTCCGTCCGCCTCGGACGGCGGCCGGTTCGCGCGTTCGGTCTCCCCGGAGTGGAGAGGTCGGGCCGACAGGGCCCCGCGGGGGTACGTCGGCGGTGGGTGGTCACCGCGCCCGGGCCGCGATACGCAGGGTGGCAACGGGTCCCCGGCGCGGGAGGCAGGGAGTGCCGGCGTTCCGCCGGCGGCCGCGGACCGGAGCGGCCAGGTCAGCACAACGGATCCGGCTCCCGCGCCACCGGAGCGGGAGCGGAGATCCGAGAACCGAGAGGGAGGCGAGATCCACATGCGCATCAGGATTGTCGGCGCCGGAGCCATGGGCCGCGGCATCGCCCAGTGGGCGGCGGTCGCCGGCCACACCGTCGAACTCGCCGATGTACGGCAGGAGGCCGTCGGCGAGGCCGTCGTCTTCGTCCAGCGCATGCTCGAACGCGCCGCCCAGAAGCAGCGGATGACCGACGAGGCCGCCGGAGCCGCTTCGGCACGGCTGCTGTCGGTGGGCTCGCCGGCCGCGCCGGGCGACGACGTGGGACTGGTCGTCGAAGCGGTCCGCGAGGACCTGGCCACCAAGACGGAACTGTTCCGGCAGCTGGAGGACATCCTGCCCGCGGGCACGGTCTTCGCGACCAACACGTCCTCGCTGCCGGTGACACAGATCGCGTCGGGACTCCTTGATCCGTCCCGCCTCTGCGGCCTGCACTTCTTCAATCCCGTACCGCTGATGAAGATCGTCGAGGTCATTCCGGGCGCGCTGACCCGCCCCGAGATCCCCCGGACCCTCGTCGAACTGGTCCGGGCCACCGGACACGCCGCGGTAGTCGCCTCGGACACCCCCGGCTTCCTGATCAACCACGTCGGCCGCGGCCTGATCACCGAGGCGTTCGCCCTGCTGGAGGAGTCCGTCAGCGACACGACGGGCATCGACCGCATCGCCCGCGACGTACTCGGACTGCGCATGGGCCCCTTCGAGCTGATGGACCTCACCGGCCTGGACGTGACCGCCGCGGTGACCGACTCCATCTGGCAGGGCTTCCGGCACTCCGACCGGCTGCGCCCCTCCTACCTCGCTCCCAACCGGGTGGCGGCGGGCCTGCACGGCCGCAAGACCGGGCGCGGCTTCTACGCGTACGGCCCCGGCATCCCGGCCCCCGCCGACCTGCCGGAACAACCCGTCACCGGTGATCCGGGCCGGCCGGTGTGGGTCGCCGGCGAGGGCCGGGACGGCGACACACTGCGCACGGTGCTCAGCGAGTCGGGGGCGGCCCTCGAAAGGGCATCCGCGCCCTCGGAGCAGGCTCTCGTGCTGTGCCCGGTCTGGGGAACGACCGTCGCCTCCGCGATCGCCGAGGGCGGCCTGCCGGCCGAGCGCACCCTGGGCGTCGACCCCCTGTCCCTCACCGTCCGTCGCCGGGTGCTGGCCATGACCCCGGCGTCCGACGGGACCGCGGTGCGCGACGCGCGCGCGGTGCTGGCACGGGCGGCCGGCGGTGCAGAGGCCGTTCCGGTGTCCGTCGTGCGCGACACGGCGGGGTCGGTCGCCCAGCGGGTGCTGGCGTCGATCATCTCGGTGGCGGCCTCCGTCGCGGAGCGTTCCCTCGCGGCCCCCGGCGACATCGACCTAGCCGTCACGGCGGGACTCGGCTACCCGGTCGGCCCGTTGGCCTGGGGCGACCGGATCGGGGCCCGGCGCCTGCTCGCCCTCCAGGAAGGGCTCCACCGCAGCACCGGTGACCCCCGCTACCGGCCGACCCGCTGGGTCACCGAGCGCGCGCATCTCGGCCTGCCGCTCACCGAACCGGGCGCCGTCCCGCCGGGCGCCGACGCCTGAGGCACGCGCCCCCTCCCGCTTCCGGGAACGGATCGCCGGGGCGCGCACCCCGGCACGACGAACGAATCGCACGACAACGCACGACAACGCACGAGCAGAAGGAAGAACAGTCATGACCCTGAGGATCACCGTCTGCGTGAAATACGTGCCCGACGCGACAGGCGACCGGCACTTCGCCGACGACTCGACGGTCGCCCGCGAAGACGTCGACGGACTTCTCTCGGAACTCGACGAGTACGCGGTCGAGCAGGCCCTCCGGATCGCCGACGAGTCGGACGACGCGGAGATCACCGTACTGACGGTGGGTCCCGAGGACGCCAGGGAGGCGCTGCGCAAGGCACTGTCCATGGGCGCCGACCGCGCCGTCCACGTGGAGGACGACAACCTGCACGGCACGGACGCGCTGGGCACCTCGCTCGTGCTCGCCAAGGCCATCGAGCACATCGGCTACGACCTCGTCGTCTGCGGCATGGCCTCCACGGACGGCGCCATGGGGGTCCTGCCCGCGCTGCTGGCGGAGCGCCTGGCCGTCCCGCAGGCCACCCTGCTGTCCGAGGTCTCGGTGGCCGGCGGTCAGGTCACGGGCCGCCGGGACAGCGACGCGGCGTCCGAGCGGCTTCAGGCGTCCCTGCCGGCGGTCGTGTCGGTGACCGACCAGTCGGGTGAGGCCCGTTACCCGTCGTTCAAGGGCATCATGGCGGCCAAGAAGAAGCCGGTGGACTCCCTGGACCTGTCGGACCTCGGCATCGACCCCGACGAGGTGGGCCTCAAGGGCGCCTGGACCGCGGTGGAGGCGGTGGCCGAGCGCCCGGCCCGGACCGCGGGCACGATCGTCCAGGACGAGGGCGAGGGCGGCAAGCAGCTCGCGGAGTTCCTGGCGGCCCAGAAGTACATCTGAGCCCGGCCGACACCCACCCGTCCACGTCCTTCTTCTTCATCCGCAGGAGACACGTCCATGACCCACATCCTCGTGTACGTCGACCACGTCGACGGAGCAGTGCGCAAACCCACCCTCGAACTGCTCACACTCGCCCGCCGCCTGGGCGAGCCGGTCGCCGTGCATCTCGGCGCCGGCGCACAGGCCGCCGCCGAGATCCTGGGTGACCACGGCGCGGTCAGGATCCTCGCGCACGACGCCCCCGAGTACTCCGACTACCTGGTGGCCCCCAAGGTCGACGCGTTGCAGGCCGCCTGCGCCGCCCTCTCCCCGGCCGTGGTCCTCCTGCCGTCTTCGGCCGAGTCCAAGGAGATCGCCGCCCGCCTGGCGCTGCGCGTCGGCGCCGGCCTGATCACCGACGCCGTCGACGTCGAGGCGGGCCCCGACGGCCCGGTCACCACGCAGTCGGCGTTCGCCGCGGCCTTCACCACCCGCTCGCGCGTGACCCGGGACGTCGCGGTCATCACCGTCAAGCCCAACTCGGCCCCGGTGGAGGCCGCCCCGGCCGCCGGCACGGTCGAGGAGCTGGCGGTGGACTTCGCGGACCGGGCGACGGGCACCAGGATCACCTCGCGGACCCGGCGCGAGTCGACG includes:
- a CDS encoding 3-hydroxyacyl-CoA dehydrogenase; translated protein: MRIRIVGAGAMGRGIAQWAAVAGHTVELADVRQEAVGEAVVFVQRMLERAAQKQRMTDEAAGAASARLLSVGSPAAPGDDVGLVVEAVREDLATKTELFRQLEDILPAGTVFATNTSSLPVTQIASGLLDPSRLCGLHFFNPVPLMKIVEVIPGALTRPEIPRTLVELVRATGHAAVVASDTPGFLINHVGRGLITEAFALLEESVSDTTGIDRIARDVLGLRMGPFELMDLTGLDVTAAVTDSIWQGFRHSDRLRPSYLAPNRVAAGLHGRKTGRGFYAYGPGIPAPADLPEQPVTGDPGRPVWVAGEGRDGDTLRTVLSESGAALERASAPSEQALVLCPVWGTTVASAIAEGGLPAERTLGVDPLSLTVRRRVLAMTPASDGTAVRDARAVLARAAGGAEAVPVSVVRDTAGSVAQRVLASIISVAASVAERSLAAPGDIDLAVTAGLGYPVGPLAWGDRIGARRLLALQEGLHRSTGDPRYRPTRWVTERAHLGLPLTEPGAVPPGADA
- a CDS encoding electron transfer flavoprotein subunit beta/FixA family protein; this translates as MTLRITVCVKYVPDATGDRHFADDSTVAREDVDGLLSELDEYAVEQALRIADESDDAEITVLTVGPEDAREALRKALSMGADRAVHVEDDNLHGTDALGTSLVLAKAIEHIGYDLVVCGMASTDGAMGVLPALLAERLAVPQATLLSEVSVAGGQVTGRRDSDAASERLQASLPAVVSVTDQSGEARYPSFKGIMAAKKKPVDSLDLSDLGIDPDEVGLKGAWTAVEAVAERPARTAGTIVQDEGEGGKQLAEFLAAQKYI
- a CDS encoding electron transfer flavoprotein subunit alpha/FixB family protein, whose protein sequence is MTHILVYVDHVDGAVRKPTLELLTLARRLGEPVAVHLGAGAQAAAEILGDHGAVRILAHDAPEYSDYLVAPKVDALQAACAALSPAVVLLPSSAESKEIAARLALRVGAGLITDAVDVEAGPDGPVTTQSAFAAAFTTRSRVTRDVAVITVKPNSAPVEAAPAAGTVEELAVDFADRATGTRITSRTRRESTGRPELTEAETVVAGGRGVNGAENFRIIEALADSLGAAVGASRAAVDSGWYPHAHQIGQTGKSVSPQLYVAAGVSGAIQHRAGMQTSKTIVAINKDAEAPIFDLADYGVVGDLFEVVPRLTEEIRARKA